From the genome of Nicotiana sylvestris chromosome 2, ASM39365v2, whole genome shotgun sequence, one region includes:
- the LOC138885921 gene encoding uncharacterized protein produces the protein MGDFVVVDWIYQSCVVTFYGYDTRADLLFLDMIDFEVILGMDWLSLYHFILDYHASTVTLVMPKLPRLEWKGSFINSSSRVMSFIKARHLVEKGCLAYLAYVRDTTTETLTIDPMLVVRKFANMFPFDLPSMPSDRDIDFCIDLAPET, from the coding sequence ATGGGGGATTTTGTGGTTGTGGATTGGATCTACCAGTCCTGTGTGGTTACCTTCTATGGTTACGATACTAGAGCGGATCTCCTGTTCCTTGacatgatcgactttgaggtcatcttgggcatggattggttatctctataTCACTTCATCCTTGACTATCATGCCAGTACTGTTACTTTAGTGATGCCAAAGTTGCcaagattggagtggaagggttccttcATTAATTCATCTAGTCGGGTCATGTCTTTCATAAAGGCTCGACATCtagtcgagaagggttgtttggcgtATCTAGCATATGTTCGAGACACCACTACAGAGACTCTGACGATTGATCCAATGCTAGTAGTTCGAAAGTTCGCCAATATGTTTCCTTTTGACCTTCCAAGTATGCCAtcagatcgtgatattgatttctgcattgatttggctccagaaACCTAA